One stretch of Novosphingobium pentaromativorans US6-1 DNA includes these proteins:
- the obgE gene encoding GTPase ObgE encodes MHFLDQAKIYIRSGAGGPGAVSFRREKYVEYGGPDGGNGGKGGDVIFEAVAGLNTLIDFRYTQHFKAPRGGHGMGKNRNGAAGKDLVVKVPVGTQIISDEDRETVLADLTEAGQRVTLLEGGMGGRGNASYKTSTNRAPRQHQPGIPAEELWVWLRLKLLADVGLVGMPNAGKSTFINKLSNTKAKVGDYAFTTLRPQLGVVTHKYREFVLADIPGLIAGAADGAGIGDRFLGHIERCRVLVHLIDISSTDPVEAMQVVEEELEAYGGGLEDKPRLVALNKIDLVDDELAREYARELLKGGADEVFPISGATGKGMSKLLDAVIEYLPAATVTERPEGEQEESEEKPWSPI; translated from the coding sequence ATGCATTTTCTCGACCAGGCCAAGATCTACATCCGTTCGGGCGCAGGCGGCCCGGGTGCGGTCAGCTTCCGGCGCGAAAAGTACGTTGAGTACGGCGGCCCCGACGGCGGCAACGGCGGCAAGGGCGGCGACGTCATCTTCGAAGCGGTTGCCGGCCTCAACACGCTGATCGACTTTCGCTACACCCAGCACTTCAAGGCCCCGCGCGGCGGCCATGGCATGGGCAAGAACCGTAATGGCGCGGCCGGCAAGGACCTGGTGGTCAAGGTTCCGGTCGGCACGCAGATCATTTCCGACGAGGATCGCGAGACGGTGCTGGCAGACCTGACCGAGGCGGGCCAGCGCGTGACCCTGCTCGAAGGCGGCATGGGCGGCCGGGGCAACGCCAGCTACAAGACCAGCACCAACCGCGCCCCGCGCCAGCACCAGCCCGGCATCCCGGCCGAAGAGCTGTGGGTCTGGCTGCGCCTCAAGCTTCTGGCCGATGTCGGCCTGGTCGGCATGCCCAATGCAGGCAAGTCGACCTTCATCAACAAGCTGTCGAACACCAAGGCCAAGGTCGGCGACTATGCCTTCACCACGCTGCGGCCGCAGCTGGGCGTGGTCACCCACAAGTACCGCGAATTCGTGCTGGCCGACATTCCGGGCCTGATCGCGGGCGCTGCCGACGGTGCCGGGATCGGCGACCGTTTTCTCGGCCACATCGAGCGCTGCCGTGTGCTCGTCCACCTCATCGACATTTCCAGCACCGACCCGGTCGAGGCGATGCAGGTCGTGGAGGAAGAGCTGGAGGCCTACGGTGGCGGGCTCGAGGACAAGCCGCGCCTCGTGGCGCTCAACAAGATCGATCTGGTCGATGACGAACTGGCGCGGGAATACGCCAGGGAGCTGCTCAAGGGCGGCGCCGACGAGGTCTTCCCGATTTCCGGCGCGACCGGCAAGGGCATGTCGAAGCTGCTCGACGCGGTGATCGAGTACCTGCCTGCCGCGACTGTCACCGAACGTCCCGAAGGCGAGCAGGAAGAGTCCGAGGAAAAGCCCTGGTCGCCGATCTGA
- a CDS encoding GNAT family N-acetyltransferase — MTLRRAVPGDADGIAQIILPVIAAGETYALEAHMTREAALAYWMGPDRQTFVAEQGGEILGTYYLRANQAGGGGHVCNCGYMTRASASGRGVARRMCEHSLAHAREQGFRAMQFNFVVSTNVRAVGLWHSLGFETVGRLPRAFAHPRQGLVDALVMHREL, encoded by the coding sequence CTGACGCTCAGGCGGGCGGTGCCCGGTGATGCGGATGGGATCGCGCAGATCATCCTGCCGGTTATCGCTGCCGGAGAGACTTACGCGCTCGAAGCGCACATGACGCGGGAGGCTGCGCTGGCCTACTGGATGGGGCCGGACCGGCAGACTTTCGTTGCCGAGCAAGGCGGCGAAATCCTCGGGACCTACTACTTGCGCGCCAATCAGGCCGGCGGCGGCGGGCATGTCTGCAATTGCGGCTACATGACGCGGGCCTCGGCGAGCGGCAGGGGCGTGGCGCGCCGCATGTGTGAGCACTCGCTGGCCCATGCACGCGAGCAGGGCTTCCGTGCGATGCAGTTCAATTTCGTGGTGAGCACCAATGTGCGCGCCGTCGGCCTTTGGCATTCGCTGGGTTTCGAGACTGTCGGCCGCCTTCCGCGCGCCTTCGCCCATCCCCGGCAGGGGCTGGTCGATGCCCTTGTGATGCACCGCGAACTTTAA
- the proB gene encoding glutamate 5-kinase, whose translation MPISRLFDLSDKSHAPRLVLKVGSALLVGKQGVRREWLTGLVAEIAVARARGQQVIVVSSGAIALGAATLGLDKGGRGSLADAQAAAAVGQIALSGLWAELLGSHGLTAAQMLLTLEDLEDRRRYLNVTATLTRLLDAGAVPVINENDSVATNEIRFGDNDRLAARVAQAAQASAVLLLSDIDGLYDRHPKEPGAKMIPVVEGVTAEVHAMASAESNSGMGSGGMISKLQAAEIAELAGIALVIGNGQYDRPVARIVDEGVGTLFLPRRKAGARKAWLGGRLRLKGSIIVDDGAAAALLRGSSLLAKGITGVSGAFLRGDPVAIEDGQGRVLAHGLSEYDAAECEQIRGHHSSEQADILGYAPRSSVVHRDQLVLK comes from the coding sequence ATGCCCATTTCCCGCCTGTTCGATCTTTCAGACAAGTCCCATGCGCCTCGCCTCGTTCTCAAGGTGGGATCGGCGCTGCTTGTCGGGAAGCAAGGCGTGCGGCGCGAATGGCTGACAGGCCTCGTCGCCGAAATCGCCGTGGCCCGTGCGCGCGGCCAGCAGGTGATCGTCGTTTCCTCGGGCGCGATCGCGCTGGGTGCGGCGACGCTGGGCCTCGACAAGGGCGGTCGCGGCTCGCTGGCCGACGCGCAGGCCGCGGCTGCGGTCGGGCAGATCGCGCTTTCGGGGCTATGGGCCGAACTGCTCGGCAGCCATGGCCTCACTGCCGCGCAGATGCTGCTGACGCTGGAGGACCTTGAGGATCGCCGCCGTTATCTCAACGTCACCGCCACGCTCACGCGCCTGCTGGATGCCGGGGCGGTGCCGGTGATCAACGAGAACGATTCGGTCGCCACCAACGAGATCCGCTTCGGTGACAACGACCGCCTTGCCGCACGCGTGGCGCAGGCGGCGCAGGCAAGTGCAGTGCTGCTGCTCTCCGACATCGATGGCCTGTACGACCGGCACCCGAAGGAGCCGGGCGCGAAGATGATTCCGGTGGTGGAGGGCGTGACGGCCGAAGTCCACGCCATGGCCAGCGCGGAATCGAATTCCGGCATGGGCTCGGGCGGCATGATCTCGAAGCTGCAGGCGGCCGAGATCGCCGAACTGGCCGGGATCGCATTGGTCATCGGCAACGGGCAGTATGACCGGCCGGTTGCGCGGATTGTCGACGAAGGCGTGGGCACGCTGTTCCTGCCGCGGCGCAAGGCCGGCGCGCGCAAGGCCTGGCTGGGCGGTCGCCTGCGCCTCAAGGGCAGCATCATCGTCGACGATGGCGCGGCGGCGGCGCTGCTGCGCGGATCGAGCCTGCTCGCCAAGGGCATCACCGGGGTGAGCGGCGCTTTCCTGCGCGGCGATCCGGTGGCGATCGAGGACGGGCAGGGCCGGGTTCTGGCCCACGGCCTGTCGGAATACGACGCGGCCGAATGTGAGCAGATCCGCGGCCATCATTCGAGCGAGCAGGCCGACATTCTCGGCTATGCGCCGCGTTCCTCCGTGGTCCATCGCGACCAGCTGGTGCTGAAATGA
- a CDS encoding NAD-dependent epimerase/dehydratase family protein: MTASAFEQRPLVALTGATGFVGQAVLDAAIAQGYEVVALTRREQEPRQHVRWIRGELSDTASLSELTRGVEATIHVAGVVNAPDAEGFELGNVTGTLNLIETVVAKGIPRFVYVSSLSAREPKLSAYGASKARAEKLVRASPLDWTIVRPPAIYGPRDKEMFELFRAARWGVLPMPSAGRASMIHVEDLARLLVALVPGGEEVTGKLFEPDDGKQDGWEHHEMGLAIGWAMGKRPRIWGMSRTALERVAKLDHFLRGTKAKMTPDRAAYFSHPDWVVGSKGRVPSSIWSPQIETREGLKATAQWYRENKWL, translated from the coding sequence ATGACCGCAAGTGCATTCGAACAGCGGCCTCTGGTTGCGCTGACCGGCGCGACCGGTTTCGTCGGGCAGGCAGTGCTCGATGCAGCGATAGCCCAGGGTTACGAGGTCGTAGCACTCACCCGGCGCGAGCAGGAACCGCGCCAGCACGTGCGCTGGATCAGGGGCGAGTTGTCGGACACCGCCTCGCTTTCCGAACTGACCCGCGGCGTCGAGGCGACGATCCATGTGGCGGGCGTCGTCAATGCCCCCGATGCCGAAGGGTTCGAGCTAGGAAACGTCACCGGCACGCTCAACCTCATCGAGACGGTCGTGGCCAAGGGGATCCCGCGCTTCGTCTATGTCTCGTCGCTGAGCGCGCGCGAACCGAAGCTATCGGCTTATGGAGCGTCGAAGGCGCGGGCGGAGAAGCTGGTCCGGGCAAGCCCGCTGGACTGGACGATAGTGCGCCCTCCCGCGATCTACGGGCCCCGCGACAAGGAGATGTTCGAACTCTTCCGGGCGGCGCGCTGGGGCGTGCTTCCGATGCCTTCGGCGGGACGCGCCTCGATGATCCACGTCGAGGATCTCGCTCGCCTGCTCGTGGCGCTTGTTCCCGGCGGTGAAGAAGTGACCGGCAAGCTGTTCGAACCCGATGACGGCAAGCAGGATGGCTGGGAGCACCACGAGATGGGCCTCGCCATCGGCTGGGCCATGGGCAAGCGTCCGCGCATCTGGGGCATGTCGCGCACTGCGCTGGAGCGGGTGGCGAAGCTCGACCACTTCCTGCGCGGGACCAAGGCCAAGATGACGCCGGACCGCGCGGCCTATTTCAGCCATCCGGACTGGGTGGTCGGCAGTAAGGGGCGCGTTCCGTCCTCGATCTGGTCGCCGCAGATCGAAACGCGCGAGGGCCTGAAGGCAACCGCGCAATGGTACCGCGAGAACAAGTGGCTTTGA
- a CDS encoding methyl-accepting chemotaxis protein: MAFGSGPGTSWLRRQSINRRLTIQSITAGVLSLCLIATIVVGSGLSLATSKKDDKTSEQALSAALLEKDFASLERDVFRHAAIGTEQTQKDWESNAEDLKDSIRNAQANLDGEEAKHAGDVEAKAEAYIDAVASTFAAGPATPEGLDRIGELGSAVDDGIEQIREPVIQRSEVLNEQQRTVTFWVLVLSSLIAFGAGLISYLLARAIRTSISEELGAVRDSIAEIEAGRLNGQIEHLERQDEIGELARAAARLRDTVKAKERSDAEARDMIEHVGENLGRLASGDLTIEVPELGASYAALRADFNKTVVRLREAMQSVSRSTHAIRTGSMEISQASDDLAQRTEHHASEIGTAAGAVSELSRALQDTAQSAAEAHRGVDAAVNEARRGGEVVGQAVGAMEQIEKSTAEIGNIIAVIDSIAFQTNLLALNAGVEAARAGDAGKGFAVVANEVRGLAQRSAEAAKDVRTLIETSSSQVAVGVDMVRRTGEALDSIIARIDNTTEVVTRISNASSEQSEKLRQTNDTISQMDVVTQQNAAMVEESTAAARSLATEADNLAELVGTFRIGDASVVSFKASESRAAPARVAAPAPRRASAPVTVGNAAVAQVVDDADWSEF; encoded by the coding sequence ATGGCGTTCGGTTCCGGGCCGGGTACGAGTTGGTTGCGCCGGCAATCGATCAACCGCAGGCTGACGATTCAATCGATAACGGCGGGCGTGCTTTCGCTCTGCCTCATTGCAACGATAGTGGTAGGATCGGGACTTTCGCTCGCCACCAGCAAGAAAGACGACAAGACTTCCGAGCAGGCGCTTTCCGCGGCCCTGCTGGAAAAGGACTTCGCGTCCCTTGAGCGTGACGTGTTCCGTCACGCCGCGATCGGCACCGAGCAGACCCAAAAGGACTGGGAAAGCAATGCCGAGGATCTGAAGGATTCGATCCGCAATGCGCAGGCCAACCTCGATGGCGAGGAAGCCAAGCATGCCGGTGACGTAGAAGCGAAGGCCGAGGCCTATATCGATGCGGTCGCCTCCACTTTTGCCGCGGGCCCGGCGACGCCGGAAGGCCTCGATCGCATCGGCGAGCTGGGCAGCGCCGTGGACGACGGGATCGAACAGATTCGTGAGCCGGTGATCCAGCGCAGCGAAGTGCTGAATGAGCAGCAGCGCACCGTCACCTTCTGGGTGCTGGTTCTCTCCTCGCTCATCGCTTTCGGCGCCGGTCTGATTTCCTACCTGTTGGCCCGTGCGATCCGCACCAGCATCAGCGAGGAACTTGGCGCGGTGCGAGATTCGATTGCTGAAATCGAAGCAGGGCGCCTCAACGGCCAGATCGAGCATCTCGAGCGTCAGGACGAAATCGGCGAATTGGCCCGTGCGGCTGCGCGCCTGCGCGATACCGTCAAGGCCAAGGAGCGCAGCGATGCAGAGGCGCGCGACATGATCGAGCATGTCGGCGAAAACCTGGGTCGTCTTGCTAGCGGTGACCTCACTATCGAAGTTCCGGAACTGGGCGCGTCCTATGCCGCGCTGCGTGCGGACTTCAACAAGACGGTGGTGCGCCTGCGCGAAGCCATGCAGTCGGTGTCGCGCTCGACCCATGCGATCCGCACCGGTTCGATGGAAATCAGCCAGGCTTCCGACGATCTGGCCCAGCGCACCGAACATCACGCCAGTGAGATCGGTACGGCTGCAGGTGCGGTGAGCGAACTGTCGCGTGCCCTCCAGGACACCGCGCAGAGTGCTGCCGAAGCGCATCGCGGCGTCGATGCCGCGGTCAACGAAGCGCGCCGTGGCGGCGAGGTCGTCGGCCAGGCGGTTGGCGCGATGGAGCAGATCGAGAAGTCGACGGCCGAGATCGGCAACATCATCGCCGTCATCGACTCGATTGCCTTCCAGACCAACCTCCTTGCCCTCAACGCGGGCGTCGAGGCGGCGCGTGCGGGCGATGCGGGCAAGGGCTTCGCGGTCGTTGCCAACGAGGTTCGCGGGCTTGCCCAGCGCTCCGCCGAGGCGGCCAAGGACGTACGCACGCTGATCGAGACCAGCTCGTCGCAAGTTGCGGTGGGCGTGGACATGGTGCGCCGCACCGGCGAGGCGCTCGATTCGATCATCGCGCGCATCGACAACACCACCGAAGTCGTCACCCGGATCAGCAACGCTTCGTCCGAGCAATCGGAAAAGCTGCGCCAGACCAACGACACCATCAGCCAGATGGACGTCGTCACCCAGCAGAATGCCGCGATGGTCGAGGAATCGACTGCCGCCGCGCGCAGCCTGGCGACCGAGGCGGACAACCTGGCCGAACTCGTCGGCACGTTCCGCATCGGCGATGCCAGCGTCGTCTCGTTCAAGGCATCGGAAAGCAGGGCGGCCCCGGCGCGCGTTGCTGCTCCGGCGCCGCGACGGGCAAGTGCGCCGGTGACGGTTGGCAACGCCGCCGTTGCCCAGGTCGTCGACGACGCGGACTGGTCCGAATTCTGA
- a CDS encoding aminoacyl-tRNA deacylase — MAISPNLRKYLRSCGTSYDEIPHSRTFAAARAAHAAHVSGNNVAKGVMMRAGDDYVLAVLPSSRHVDLARLGASLGCDVRLLGEAEAAMSFPDCEFGAIPPLGEAYGLDFIVDDDLLDSNLHGDDEIYFEGGDHRTLIAIEATDWRRMMSDARHSAFAV, encoded by the coding sequence GCTACGACGAGATCCCCCACTCGCGCACTTTCGCCGCAGCCAGGGCTGCCCACGCAGCCCATGTCTCGGGCAACAATGTGGCCAAGGGCGTGATGATGCGAGCAGGTGACGACTATGTCCTCGCGGTGCTGCCGTCATCGCGCCACGTCGATCTTGCCCGGCTCGGCGCCAGCCTGGGCTGCGATGTCCGGCTGCTGGGCGAAGCCGAGGCGGCCATGAGCTTCCCGGACTGCGAATTCGGCGCGATCCCGCCGCTGGGCGAAGCCTATGGGCTCGACTTCATCGTCGACGACGACCTGCTCGACAGCAATCTGCACGGCGATGACGAGATCTATTTCGAGGGCGGCGATCATCGCACCCTCATCGCCATAGAGGCCACCGACTGGCGCCGCATGATGAGCGATGCCAGGCACAGCGCCTTCGCCGTCTGA